Proteins encoded within one genomic window of Gloeobacter kilaueensis JS1:
- the ilvC gene encoding ketol-acid reductoisomerase: protein MTRARMYYDEDADLSVLANKTIAIVGYGSQGHAHALNLKDSGLDVIVGLYEGSRSWAKAENEGLAVFPVAEAAAKADFIMILLPDEVQRSVYQRDLLPQLGEGKTLAFAHGFNIHFSQIVPGKDVDVIMVAPKGPGHLVRRQYSEGKGVPCLFAVDQDASGNARRTALAYARGIGGTRAGILETSFREETETDLFGEQSVLCGGLTALIKAGFETLVEAGYQPELAYFECLHEVKLIVDLIVEGGLAKMRDSISNTAEYGDYTRGPRIVDERTKAEMRKILSEIQNGDFAKQFVLESQANYASFKAMRRREAEHPIEEVGGELRKMMSWLRN, encoded by the coding sequence ATGACCAGGGCGCGCATGTACTACGACGAGGACGCCGATCTGTCGGTGCTTGCCAACAAGACGATCGCCATCGTCGGCTACGGTTCCCAGGGCCACGCCCACGCCCTCAACCTCAAAGATTCGGGCCTCGATGTGATCGTCGGCCTCTACGAAGGGTCGCGCTCCTGGGCAAAGGCCGAAAACGAGGGTCTGGCAGTGTTTCCGGTGGCCGAGGCGGCAGCTAAGGCGGACTTCATCATGATCTTGCTGCCGGATGAGGTGCAGCGCAGCGTCTACCAGCGCGACCTGCTGCCGCAGCTCGGGGAGGGCAAGACCCTCGCCTTTGCCCACGGCTTTAACATTCATTTTTCGCAGATCGTGCCCGGCAAGGACGTGGATGTGATCATGGTCGCCCCCAAGGGGCCGGGCCACCTCGTCCGCCGCCAGTACAGCGAGGGCAAGGGGGTGCCCTGTCTTTTTGCCGTCGATCAAGATGCGAGCGGCAACGCCCGGCGCACGGCCCTCGCCTACGCGCGCGGCATCGGCGGCACGCGGGCGGGCATTCTTGAGACGAGCTTCCGCGAGGAGACCGAGACCGATCTTTTTGGCGAGCAGAGCGTGCTCTGCGGCGGACTCACTGCCCTTATCAAGGCAGGTTTCGAGACGCTGGTGGAGGCGGGCTACCAGCCGGAACTGGCCTACTTCGAGTGCCTGCACGAGGTCAAGCTCATCGTCGATCTGATCGTCGAGGGGGGGCTCGCCAAAATGCGCGACTCGATCTCCAATACGGCAGAATACGGCGATTACACCCGTGGGCCGCGCATCGTCGATGAGCGCACCAAAGCCGAGATGCGCAAGATTCTCTCCGAGATTCAAAACGGCGACTTTGCAAAGCAATTTGTGCTCGAAAGCCAGGCCAACTACGCCAGCTTCAAGGCGATGCGCCGCCGCGAAGCGGAGCATCCGATCGAAGAAGTGGGAGGTGAATTGCGCAAGATGATGTCCTGGCTGCGCAACTAA
- a CDS encoding (Fe-S)-binding protein produces MDAPAPVPPAASPFDSDHPPDPKLIDECVHCGFCLANCPSYRVIGKEMDSPRGRIYLMDGLNEGQIPLSEATVSHFDSCLGCLACVTTCPSGVKYDRLIAATRPQIERHYPRRAGDRLFRALIFNLLPYPNRLRPLLVPLLAYQKSGLRRLVRRTKLLDKFSPQLASMEAILPDIPADALRSSLPAHLAAQGKQRYRVGMITGCVQRLFFDRVNQATARVLSANGCEVIIPAEQGCCAALPEHQGQRSQAQTMARALIDSFEKTGVDYIVVNAAGCGHTLKEYGHILADDPQYRERAKAFAAKVRDVQEFLEAVGLTAILQPLADVPLPVVYQDACHLLHGQRISLQPRRLLQRIPGLQLREPVDAALCCGSAGVYNLLQPEVAEELGRQKVANLLATGARLIASPNPGCTLQINKYLQLQGQSISVWHPMELLDFAIRGVRLPLPASTGDT; encoded by the coding sequence ATGGACGCGCCAGCACCCGTGCCACCGGCAGCCAGTCCCTTCGACAGCGATCACCCGCCCGATCCGAAGCTGATCGACGAGTGCGTTCACTGCGGTTTCTGCCTCGCCAACTGCCCGAGTTACCGGGTGATCGGCAAAGAAATGGATTCGCCCCGAGGCCGGATCTACCTGATGGACGGGCTGAACGAAGGGCAGATCCCGCTTTCGGAGGCGACGGTCAGCCACTTCGACTCGTGCCTGGGCTGCCTCGCCTGTGTGACCACCTGCCCATCCGGCGTCAAGTACGACCGGCTGATCGCCGCCACCCGGCCCCAGATCGAAAGGCACTATCCGCGCCGGGCAGGCGATCGCCTCTTTCGCGCCTTGATCTTTAATCTGTTGCCGTATCCGAACCGGCTGCGGCCCCTGCTGGTGCCGCTGCTCGCTTACCAAAAATCGGGCCTCCGGCGGCTGGTGCGCCGGACGAAGCTACTGGATAAATTCTCCCCCCAGCTTGCGAGCATGGAGGCGATCCTGCCCGACATTCCGGCAGATGCTCTGCGCAGCAGTCTTCCCGCCCATCTGGCCGCCCAGGGCAAACAGCGCTACCGGGTGGGCATGATCACAGGCTGCGTCCAGCGGCTTTTTTTCGATCGCGTCAACCAGGCGACGGCGCGGGTATTGAGCGCCAACGGCTGTGAAGTAATTATCCCTGCCGAGCAAGGCTGCTGCGCTGCGCTACCCGAGCACCAGGGCCAGCGCTCCCAGGCCCAGACGATGGCCCGCGCCCTGATCGACAGTTTCGAGAAAACCGGGGTCGATTACATCGTCGTCAATGCCGCCGGTTGCGGGCATACCCTCAAGGAGTACGGCCACATCCTGGCGGACGATCCCCAATATCGCGAGCGGGCAAAGGCGTTCGCAGCAAAAGTGCGGGACGTGCAGGAATTTTTAGAAGCGGTGGGCCTCACTGCTATCCTGCAACCGCTGGCGGATGTGCCCCTGCCGGTCGTCTACCAGGACGCCTGTCACCTGCTGCACGGCCAGCGCATCAGCCTTCAGCCGCGCCGGTTGCTGCAGCGCATTCCTGGCCTGCAGTTGCGCGAGCCGGTCGATGCCGCCCTCTGCTGCGGCAGCGCCGGAGTCTACAACCTTCTGCAACCGGAGGTGGCCGAAGAGTTGGGCCGCCAGAAAGTCGCCAATCTGCTCGCTACCGGGGCGCGGCTGATCGCTTCGCCCAATCCCGGTTGTACGCTGCAGATCAACAAGTACCTGCAACTGCAGGGCCAGTCCATTTCTGTCTGGCACCCGATGGAGCTGTTGGATTTTGCAATCCGTGGGGTGCGTCTACCTCTGCCCGCATCGACTGGAGACACCTGA
- a CDS encoding CAP domain-containing protein, with protein sequence MSVSLKHRTGMRLVFCCLFVSLLAPAQKLMAQTVSGCGDTSQEALKAFNYLNEIRQQPQVYGERIGLSLGKVRRLAALHWNPRLSEIAQKRAENMARRNYFAHVDPDGVGPNRFVIGAGYHLPSYYPSDSEANTVESLAAGAPTGNEAIDDLMIDKGEMPPSHRIHLLALASPFDRHTEVGIGVACSAASDYQYYYEVLTAPPEAIATRRTARIRTVKE encoded by the coding sequence ATGTCGGTTTCTCTCAAGCACCGCACGGGGATGCGGCTGGTATTTTGTTGCCTGTTTGTCTCGCTTCTCGCTCCCGCCCAAAAACTTATGGCCCAGACCGTATCGGGATGCGGGGACACTTCCCAAGAAGCGCTCAAGGCTTTTAACTACCTCAACGAAATTCGCCAGCAACCGCAGGTCTACGGCGAGCGCATCGGTCTGAGCCTCGGCAAAGTGCGTCGGCTTGCGGCGCTGCACTGGAATCCCCGGCTGTCGGAAATTGCCCAGAAGCGGGCAGAGAACATGGCGCGGCGCAACTACTTCGCCCACGTCGATCCCGATGGTGTCGGTCCCAATCGCTTTGTCATCGGTGCCGGTTACCATCTGCCCAGCTATTATCCGAGCGATTCTGAGGCCAACACGGTCGAATCGCTGGCTGCCGGAGCGCCGACGGGCAACGAAGCGATCGACGATCTGATGATCGACAAGGGTGAGATGCCACCCTCGCACCGCATTCACCTGCTCGCCCTCGCCTCGCCCTTCGATCGACACACCGAGGTCGGTATCGGTGTCGCCTGCTCGGCTGCCAGCGACTACCAGTATTACTACGAAGTTCTGACGGCACCGCCGGAAGCGATTGCCACCCGCCGCACAGCCCGGATACGGACAGTCAAGGAGTAA
- a CDS encoding Uma2 family endonuclease, with protein sequence MTPSISAPPWERVDWQSFAKLGETAAFERSKLYYRRGWMRAEMSPVGRAHAEDNGLIDHIVTAWFFSRGVRFRTLVNATFQKTGQLEAQPDLAYYVGETVNLPARSNRPIDLETVLPPALVIEVAATTLEDDLTSKRDLYAEIGVGEYWVVDTQAVQVFVFGPVEGNSGLQPIASSRILTGLDSALLGEALRQGQAAGDAAAMQYIVEHSR encoded by the coding sequence ATGACACCCTCTATCAGCGCTCCACCCTGGGAGCGGGTTGACTGGCAGTCCTTCGCGAAGTTGGGGGAAACAGCAGCCTTCGAGCGCTCAAAACTGTACTATCGTCGCGGCTGGATGCGAGCGGAAATGTCTCCTGTTGGTCGCGCCCATGCCGAAGACAATGGCCTGATCGATCACATCGTCACGGCCTGGTTCTTCAGTCGCGGGGTGCGCTTTCGCACTCTGGTAAACGCAACTTTCCAGAAAACCGGACAGCTCGAAGCCCAGCCGGATCTGGCCTATTACGTCGGTGAGACGGTCAATTTACCGGCCCGCTCCAATCGCCCGATCGACCTCGAAACGGTTCTGCCCCCGGCCCTTGTGATCGAAGTGGCAGCGACGACATTAGAGGACGATCTGACGAGCAAGCGGGATCTGTACGCGGAGATTGGCGTGGGCGAGTACTGGGTGGTGGACACCCAGGCGGTGCAGGTCTTTGTGTTTGGTCCAGTAGAAGGCAATAGCGGATTGCAGCCTATTGCCAGTTCCCGCATCCTGACAGGTTTAGATTCAGCACTACTGGGTGAAGCGCTCCGGCAGGGCCAGGCGGCGGGCGATGCGGCGGCGATGCAGTACATCGTCGAGCACAGCCGCTGA
- a CDS encoding four-carbon acid sugar kinase family protein: MPTKIIVLDDDPTGSQTVHSCLLLLRWDVETLRIGLADASPIVFILTNTRALAPEAAAGTLREVCDNLKVALAEQSLTDYLIVSRSDSTLRGHYPLETDIVAERLGPFDAHFLVPAFFEGGRTTRDSVHYLNDVPVHRTEFARDSVFGYEHSYLPDYVAEKTGGRTPAMAVERIVLADIRGDGLLDRLVALKDNRTVVVDGEKQSDFDRFAAAILNAAHRGKRFLFRSAASILTSLAALPPQPVPAEAMASCVREGRPGAVIVGSHVRKSTEQLEKLLQEPGVAGVPVAVEQLLHADTAGEKLCAEASAAAAVAHLEGKTPVIYTSRTELTFADAQARLHFGEAVSKLLMAIERRLPESIGFLISKGGITSNDTLSEGLNLRTARLLGQILAGVSVVLTPADHPRFPELPVVLFPGNVGDADALATVYRRLSNPPAL; encoded by the coding sequence ATGCCCACGAAGATAATCGTCCTCGACGACGATCCGACCGGTTCTCAGACGGTCCATAGCTGTCTGCTGCTTTTGCGCTGGGATGTCGAGACCCTGCGCATCGGTCTGGCCGACGCTTCGCCCATCGTGTTTATTCTCACCAATACTCGAGCCCTCGCTCCCGAGGCGGCGGCAGGTACCCTCCGCGAAGTTTGCGACAACCTCAAAGTCGCCCTGGCGGAGCAAAGTCTCACCGACTACCTGATTGTGAGCCGCTCCGATTCGACCCTGCGCGGCCACTATCCGCTTGAGACCGACATTGTCGCCGAGCGGCTCGGTCCCTTCGACGCTCACTTTCTGGTACCGGCCTTCTTCGAGGGCGGACGCACCACCCGCGACAGCGTGCATTACCTGAACGATGTCCCCGTCCACCGGACCGAATTTGCCCGCGACTCGGTCTTTGGCTACGAGCACTCCTACCTGCCGGACTACGTAGCCGAGAAGACCGGTGGGCGCACCCCGGCGATGGCGGTCGAGCGCATTGTGCTCGCCGATATTCGGGGGGATGGGCTTTTAGACCGGCTTGTTGCCCTCAAGGACAACCGGACCGTCGTCGTGGACGGCGAAAAGCAGTCCGACTTCGATCGCTTTGCGGCGGCCATCCTCAACGCTGCCCACCGGGGCAAGCGCTTCTTGTTTCGCAGCGCTGCGAGCATCCTCACTTCCCTCGCTGCCCTGCCCCCCCAGCCGGTGCCCGCCGAGGCGATGGCATCCTGCGTCCGGGAGGGCCGTCCGGGAGCGGTGATCGTGGGTTCCCACGTCCGCAAGAGCACCGAGCAATTAGAAAAGCTGCTCCAGGAGCCGGGTGTGGCCGGGGTGCCGGTTGCCGTCGAGCAACTTTTGCACGCCGACACTGCAGGCGAAAAACTGTGTGCTGAGGCGAGTGCTGCCGCCGCTGTCGCCCACTTAGAAGGCAAGACCCCGGTTATCTACACCAGCCGCACCGAACTCACCTTTGCCGATGCCCAGGCGCGGCTGCACTTCGGCGAAGCGGTTTCAAAACTGTTGATGGCGATCGAGCGCCGCCTGCCCGAGTCGATCGGTTTTCTCATCAGCAAAGGCGGCATCACTTCCAACGACACTTTGAGCGAGGGGCTGAACCTGCGCACCGCCCGCTTATTGGGCCAGATTCTGGCGGGGGTCTCCGTGGTTCTCACCCCCGCCGATCATCCGCGCTTCCCCGAATTGCCCGTGGTTCTTTTTCCGGGCAACGTCGGTGACGCCGACGCCCTGGCCACGGTCTATCGCCGTTTGAGCAACCCACCGGCGCTCTGA
- a CDS encoding ATP-binding protein → MNLPDKSASGSRVGVGNVQLKDVLITDQLAQRPSRLPDWQAENRALKALAAQLAAAPERILHSLVEWGFKLCGPGTVGVSLLEEQTDGNLIFRWVAVAGELASLEGRSTPGRFSPCGITLERGTPQLFAYPGRYFSRLQVPGHPIVEGLVVPLGGAGRRLGTIWIASHQESHRFDNEDVRLMTSLADFAAAALLQSENRRDAEQAALLRSGQFYRSILESSPDCIEVLDSRGTIVYINENSVRMMELATPGQIIGTNWLSLWRAKDGDLARRALAVARTGGVGRFSSYRSGARGTVRWWEVVVTLIPAAAEQPVRLLCTLRDASVHRRYEDAIVALNRNLYHRLNELQTLFEVLPAGLAVSEDPGCQPIRINLALASMLQLPQEADLVFNEQPSPPYQLYLENGEAVNLQTILRQAVDRETLSDFKVEVRCDNGTCLHLLGNAAVLTDEVGCKRGALLTLLDITQLTQVLAERQRLLGQARAAQVVAEMAQAEAEIAQGEAETANQIKEDFLAVLSHELRTPLNPIVGWTQLLRRGTLSSEQQVLALETIERNAKLQNELISSLLDASRIERDKFEYKFQPLDPAVTVRTAIAAVAVLAEQAKVELVVSIAEVLPAIKADPTRLTQVVWNLLTNAIKFTPSGGQVEIQLEASAQLVRLVVRDNGIGIAAAFLPHIFERFRQADTSRTRRSGGLGLGLFIVRRIVEAHGGQVRAESKGEGRGSTFTVELPLYQEN, encoded by the coding sequence ATGAATTTACCTGATAAATCTGCTTCGGGCTCCCGCGTAGGAGTCGGAAACGTTCAGCTCAAAGATGTGCTTATCACCGACCAGCTCGCGCAGCGGCCTTCGCGCTTACCGGACTGGCAGGCAGAGAACCGTGCCCTCAAAGCCCTCGCTGCCCAACTGGCAGCAGCACCCGAGCGGATATTGCATTCTCTGGTGGAGTGGGGCTTCAAACTGTGCGGGCCGGGCACCGTCGGTGTGAGTCTGCTCGAAGAACAGACAGACGGCAATTTGATTTTTCGCTGGGTCGCGGTAGCAGGCGAACTGGCATCCTTGGAGGGCCGCAGCACGCCTGGCCGGTTCAGCCCCTGCGGCATCACATTAGAGCGCGGAACACCGCAGCTTTTCGCCTATCCTGGGCGCTATTTTAGCCGCCTGCAGGTGCCGGGCCATCCCATCGTCGAAGGGCTGGTGGTGCCCCTGGGCGGAGCGGGCCGTAGACTCGGAACGATCTGGATTGCCTCCCATCAAGAAAGCCATCGGTTCGACAACGAAGATGTGCGCTTGATGACGAGCCTGGCGGACTTTGCTGCAGCGGCCCTCCTGCAGAGCGAAAATCGGCGCGACGCCGAGCAGGCGGCTCTGCTCCGGAGCGGACAGTTCTACCGGAGCATTCTCGAAAGTTCGCCGGACTGCATCGAGGTGCTCGACTCAAGAGGAACGATTGTCTATATCAATGAGAACAGTGTCCGGATGATGGAACTGGCTACTCCCGGTCAGATTATCGGCACCAACTGGCTCTCGCTCTGGCGGGCAAAAGACGGCGATCTGGCCCGGCGGGCACTGGCTGTGGCCCGTACCGGTGGGGTGGGTCGCTTCAGTAGCTATCGTTCGGGTGCCAGGGGCACCGTCCGATGGTGGGAGGTAGTGGTGACGCTGATTCCGGCGGCGGCTGAGCAGCCTGTACGGTTGCTTTGCACCCTGCGCGACGCTTCCGTTCATCGGCGCTACGAGGATGCAATCGTCGCCCTCAACCGCAACCTCTACCACCGGCTCAACGAGCTGCAGACTCTTTTTGAGGTTCTGCCTGCGGGGTTGGCGGTCAGCGAAGATCCAGGCTGCCAGCCGATCCGGATCAACCTGGCCCTCGCCTCGATGCTGCAACTGCCGCAAGAAGCCGATCTGGTCTTCAACGAGCAGCCGTCACCGCCCTATCAGCTGTACCTGGAGAACGGCGAAGCGGTCAACCTGCAGACGATTCTGCGGCAGGCGGTGGACAGGGAGACTCTGAGTGATTTTAAGGTGGAGGTGCGCTGCGACAACGGTACCTGCCTGCACCTGTTGGGCAACGCGGCTGTCCTCACCGACGAAGTTGGCTGCAAGCGCGGCGCATTATTGACCCTGCTGGATATCACCCAGCTCACCCAGGTGCTGGCAGAGCGCCAGCGGCTGCTGGGACAGGCGCGGGCAGCCCAGGTGGTGGCTGAGATGGCCCAGGCGGAGGCCGAGATCGCCCAGGGTGAGGCGGAGACGGCCAACCAGATAAAAGAGGACTTTCTGGCTGTACTCAGCCACGAGTTGCGCACCCCACTCAATCCGATCGTCGGTTGGACGCAGTTGCTCAGGCGGGGCACGCTCAGCTCCGAACAGCAGGTCCTTGCCCTGGAGACGATCGAGCGCAACGCCAAATTGCAGAACGAACTGATAAGCAGTTTGCTCGACGCCTCGCGCATCGAACGGGACAAGTTCGAGTACAAGTTCCAGCCGCTCGATCCGGCGGTGACGGTACGCACGGCGATAGCAGCGGTGGCGGTTCTGGCAGAACAGGCAAAAGTAGAGCTGGTTGTCTCGATCGCCGAGGTGCTGCCGGCGATCAAAGCGGATCCGACGCGGCTGACCCAGGTGGTCTGGAATTTGCTCACCAACGCGATCAAGTTCACTCCCAGTGGAGGGCAGGTGGAGATACAACTCGAAGCGAGCGCTCAGCTCGTCCGCCTCGTCGTCCGCGACAACGGCATCGGTATCGCCGCCGCTTTTTTGCCCCACATCTTCGAGCGATTTCGTCAGGCCGATACCAGTCGGACACGGCGCTCCGGAGGACTGGGGCTGGGACTATTTATCGTGCGGCGCATCGTGGAGGCCCACGGCGGGCAGGTGCGAGCCGAGAGCAAAGGGGAGGGAAGGGGTTCTACTTTTACTGTCGAACTGCCGCTTTACCAGGAAAATTAG
- a CDS encoding response regulator encodes MNSSPAPICVLLVEDHPLVRWALASLLAQHNRFLVVGQTDNGEQAVLLAAKLKPDLVLMDIDLRGIDGITATSRIKQFWPAIRVLALTAFAEESHVVAMLAAGADGYCTKWIEGRQLISAMEVLHRGGVYLDAEVAGKLASLVKPAGESPAAAAAPSLPPLPKLTAAEQKILRLLATGHSNKDIADKLRLPHGTVKFHVRSILTKLGADNRTTAAVRALQEGLTENLPLSD; translated from the coding sequence ATGAACAGCTCTCCTGCTCCAATTTGCGTACTGCTGGTCGAAGATCATCCGCTGGTGCGCTGGGCTCTGGCGAGCCTGCTGGCTCAGCACAACCGTTTTCTGGTCGTCGGCCAGACCGATAACGGCGAGCAAGCCGTGTTGCTGGCGGCGAAACTCAAGCCCGACCTCGTGCTGATGGATATCGACCTGAGGGGAATCGACGGCATCACCGCCACCTCGCGCATCAAACAGTTCTGGCCGGCCATCCGGGTACTGGCGCTCACGGCCTTTGCCGAAGAAAGCCATGTCGTTGCCATGCTCGCTGCCGGTGCCGACGGCTACTGCACCAAGTGGATCGAGGGCCGCCAGCTCATCTCGGCGATGGAGGTGCTCCACAGAGGGGGAGTCTACCTCGACGCAGAAGTGGCCGGGAAGCTGGCGTCGCTGGTAAAACCCGCCGGTGAGTCTCCTGCTGCTGCAGCCGCACCTTCTCTGCCACCGCTGCCCAAATTGACGGCGGCTGAGCAAAAAATCTTGAGGCTGCTCGCCACCGGCCACTCCAACAAGGACATCGCGGACAAACTCCGCCTGCCCCACGGCACAGTCAAGTTTCACGTGCGCAGCATCCTCACGAAACTGGGAGCCGACAATCGCACGACGGCAGCCGTCCGGGCTCTGCAGGAAGGACTGACCGAGAATTTGCCCTTGAGCGACTGA
- a CDS encoding helix-turn-helix domain-containing protein has protein sequence MPRRITITPHLSIEELEKRYRRASDAVVRAQFQILWLLSQGRSTRQVAEVTGYSAPWIRMIVRRYNRSGPAAITDGRRTNPGAQPLLPEQLQSELYRALQADPPDGGKWNSRKVAEWMSKQLNRSVAVQRGWEYLRALESDAPPFQMPHPRIQSLAARFRKQIEDDNPTD, from the coding sequence ATGCCGAGGCGGATTACCATTACTCCGCATTTGAGTATCGAGGAACTAGAAAAGCGCTATCGGCGCGCTTCCGATGCCGTTGTCCGCGCCCAGTTTCAGATTCTCTGGCTGTTGAGCCAGGGCAGATCGACCCGGCAGGTGGCCGAGGTGACAGGCTACTCAGCACCCTGGATCCGGATGATCGTTCGCCGCTACAACCGCTCCGGCCCTGCTGCGATTACCGATGGCCGGCGCACCAATCCCGGAGCACAACCGCTACTGCCAGAACAGTTGCAGAGCGAGTTGTACCGGGCGCTTCAGGCCGATCCGCCCGATGGGGGCAAGTGGAACAGCCGCAAGGTGGCCGAATGGATGAGCAAGCAACTGAACCGCTCCGTCGCCGTGCAGCGGGGCTGGGAGTACCTGCGTGCTCTCGAAAGCGATGCGCCCCCGTTCCAGATGCCCCACCCGCGCATTCAGTCGCTGGCGGCCCGATTCCGCAAACAGATCGAAGACGACAATCCCACCGATTGA
- a CDS encoding phosphoketolase has protein sequence MTVSVEAAVSSLPTFLEGIQYFGEPLPHFESLGQSPAIAAGSRAIADPTDPAAVYQTLLAADALRYLTLQVTASKASGHPGGFASSVEAYASLVMLGHKNIPTEVGHHAPGFYSAMFLDRSLEAMGILTVEQLRERFREQHGLLGHLSGFIPGILAPAGPLGQGQHFAMAAALLHPGTLFPVTIGDGGLGEPYVLSSIGHFHTAFPAVTNFLPVLVWNGFSQEHHSMVSTFTNEQMIRYWQANGFDQVILIDAKDFDAAGQSGAYADSTRFRFDQRLAFTAAVLAAADRAAKAALGGELTVLILKQLKGAGVHARGAKSHNLYAQHTLENPEIVSALQERALPVAAWQTVRTNFERAGGGPAARVAVTESVLPLANLGTLPVEDHALGSKVVATTAIGALVAHAGAADRRYLVSNADGNEASGIANINSALKIIHPTPDPLYNQAPDGQVYEPLSEDACAGLAAALALMGSRSLWCSYESFAINGLPIWQTVTQAMAELRRPTPSTLALFTAGALEQGRNGWTHQRPEIENYYAALMRNGNVFVLFPTDANVAQAAYEWALTTRNKGIAIIASKSPLPVRTTLAQARQALADGAIALAGDENPTVVFAVAGDMALVPVFEAAQQLAELDIRSRIVSVVNPRRLYRPTDVAWESCSEPDGEFLDDANFERLFGGEVLIAVTGGASGVLEPVLLRTRAPRREVFAWKRGETTASPAQLFAFNGLSAAALVERARTLIEES, from the coding sequence ATGACCGTATCTGTTGAAGCTGCCGTATCGAGCCTGCCCACTTTTTTGGAGGGCATCCAGTACTTTGGCGAGCCCCTGCCCCACTTCGAGAGCCTGGGCCAGAGCCCGGCAATTGCAGCCGGTAGCCGAGCTATCGCCGATCCCACCGACCCGGCAGCGGTCTACCAGACGCTGCTTGCCGCCGACGCCCTGCGCTATCTGACGCTGCAGGTGACGGCGAGCAAGGCGAGCGGCCATCCCGGCGGCTTCGCTTCGAGCGTCGAAGCCTACGCTTCGCTGGTGATGCTGGGCCACAAGAACATCCCGACCGAAGTCGGCCACCACGCGCCGGGATTTTATAGCGCCATGTTCCTCGATCGCTCGCTGGAGGCGATGGGCATCTTGACGGTCGAACAGTTGCGCGAGCGCTTCCGCGAGCAGCACGGTCTTCTGGGTCATCTGTCGGGCTTTATTCCGGGCATCCTCGCCCCGGCGGGCCCTCTGGGCCAGGGGCAGCACTTTGCGATGGCCGCCGCCCTGCTCCATCCGGGCACGCTCTTTCCGGTGACGATCGGCGACGGTGGCCTGGGCGAACCCTACGTGCTGAGCAGCATCGGCCACTTTCACACCGCCTTTCCTGCGGTGACGAACTTTTTGCCGGTGCTGGTCTGGAACGGCTTCAGCCAGGAGCACCACTCGATGGTCTCGACTTTCACCAACGAGCAGATGATCCGCTACTGGCAGGCGAACGGCTTCGACCAGGTGATCCTCATCGACGCCAAAGATTTTGATGCCGCCGGTCAGAGCGGTGCCTACGCCGACAGTACCCGCTTCCGCTTCGATCAGCGCCTCGCTTTTACTGCTGCTGTGCTGGCGGCGGCGGATCGAGCGGCAAAAGCAGCCCTGGGGGGCGAATTGACCGTGCTCATCCTCAAGCAGCTCAAGGGAGCGGGGGTCCATGCGCGGGGAGCCAAGTCCCACAACCTCTACGCCCAGCACACCCTCGAAAATCCCGAGATCGTCTCGGCCCTGCAGGAGCGGGCGCTGCCGGTCGCCGCCTGGCAGACGGTGCGCACCAACTTCGAGCGGGCCGGGGGTGGCCCGGCAGCGCGGGTGGCCGTCACCGAATCGGTGCTGCCGCTTGCCAATCTGGGCACCCTGCCGGTAGAAGACCATGCTCTGGGCAGCAAAGTGGTGGCGACGACGGCGATCGGAGCCCTGGTCGCCCACGCTGGAGCCGCCGATCGCCGCTACCTGGTGAGCAACGCCGACGGCAACGAAGCTTCCGGCATCGCCAACATCAATAGCGCCCTCAAGATCATCCATCCCACCCCGGACCCGCTCTACAACCAGGCTCCCGATGGTCAGGTCTACGAACCGCTTTCAGAAGATGCCTGCGCCGGTCTGGCGGCGGCCCTGGCTTTGATGGGCAGCCGCAGCCTCTGGTGCTCCTACGAGTCCTTTGCCATCAACGGCTTACCCATCTGGCAGACGGTCACCCAGGCGATGGCCGAACTGCGCCGCCCGACGCCCTCGACTCTGGCGCTCTTTACTGCCGGGGCACTGGAGCAGGGCCGCAACGGCTGGACCCACCAGCGCCCCGAAATCGAGAACTACTACGCCGCCTTGATGCGCAACGGCAACGTGTTTGTGCTCTTCCCGACCGATGCCAACGTCGCCCAGGCCGCCTACGAGTGGGCGCTCACCACCCGCAACAAGGGCATCGCGATTATCGCAAGCAAGTCGCCCCTGCCGGTGCGCACCACCCTTGCCCAGGCCCGTCAGGCTCTGGCGGACGGTGCGATTGCCCTTGCAGGCGACGAGAATCCAACCGTCGTCTTTGCTGTCGCCGGGGATATGGCCCTGGTGCCCGTCTTCGAGGCGGCCCAGCAACTGGCAGAGCTGGACATCCGCTCGCGCATCGTCTCGGTGGTCAATCCCCGCCGCCTCTACAGGCCGACGGACGTGGCCTGGGAAAGTTGCTCCGAGCCGGACGGCGAGTTTCTCGACGACGCTAACTTCGAGCGCCTCTTCGGCGGTGAAGTGCTCATCGCCGTCACCGGCGGGGCGAGCGGCGTGCTCGAACCTGTGCTGCTGCGTACCCGCGCCCCCCGGCGGGAAGTCTTTGCCTGGAAGCGGGGCGAGACGACCGCCAGTCCGGCCCAGCTTTTTGCCTTCAATGGCCTGAGCGCTGCTGCCCTGGTCGAGCGGGCCCGGACGCTCATCGAGGAAAGCTAG